A genomic stretch from Peromyscus eremicus chromosome 6, PerEre_H2_v1, whole genome shotgun sequence includes:
- the Riiad1 gene encoding RIIa domain-containing protein 1, with amino-acid sequence MERLPGGIVGPDPGALSPEQLEQLRDFKIQTRIANEKYLRTHKEVSLLISGFFREMFLKRPENILEFAAYYFTDPKLPNKIHMQLIKDKKGI; translated from the exons ATGGAGCGGTTACCCGGAGGGATAGTGGGGCCAGATCCGGGAGCCCTGAGCCCAGAGCAGCTGGAGCAGTTGCGAGACTTCAAG ATCCAGACTCGGATCGCAAATGAAAAGTACTTGAGGACCCACAAAGAGGTGTCGCTGCTCATCAGCGGCTTCTTCAG AGAAATGTTTCTGAAAAGACCAGAGAACATCCTGGAATTTGCTGCGT ACTATTTCACGGATCCAAAACTTCCCAACAAGATTCACATGCAGCTAATTAAAGACAAGAAAGGAATCTAA
- the Celf3 gene encoding CUGBP Elav-like family member 3 isoform X2, translating to MNRPIQVKPADSESRGEDRKLFVGMLGKQQTDEDVRKMFEPFGTIDECTVLRGPDGTSKGCAFVKFQTHAEAQAAINTLHSSRTLPGASSSLVVKFADTEKERGLRRMQQVATQLGMFSPIALQFGAYSVYTQALMQQQAALVAAHSAYLSPMATMAAVQMQHMAAINANGLIATPVTPSSGTSTPPAIAATPVSAIPAALGVNGYSPVPTQPTGQPAPDALYPNGVHPYPAQSPAAPVDPLQQAYAGMQHYTAAYPAAYSLVAPAFPQPPALVAQQPPPPPQQQQQQQQQQQREGPDGCNIFIYHLPQEFTDSEILQMFVPFGHVISAKVFVDRATNQSKCFGFVSFDNPASAQAAIQAMNGFQIGMKRLKVQLKRPKDANRPY from the exons aTGAACAGGCCGATCCAGGTCAAGCCAGCCGACAGCGAGAGTCGAGGAG AAGACCGGAAGCTCTTTGTGGGGATGTTAGGAAAGCAGCAGACAGATGAGGATGTCCGGAAGATGTTTGAACCATTTGGAACCATAGACGAGTGCACTGTGCTCCGGGGGCCAGACGGTACCAGCAAAG GCTGTGCCTTTGTGAAGTTCCAGACTCACGCCGAGGCCCAGGCAGCCATCAACACCCTCCATAGCAGCCGGACCCTGCCG GGTGCCTCATCCAGCCTGGTGGTAAAGTTTGCTGACACAGAGAAGGAGCGAGGTCTCCGCCGAATGCAACAGGTGGCCACCCAGCTGGGCATGTTCAGCCCTATCGCCCTCCAGTTTGGAGCCTACAGCGTCTACACTCAGGCC CTGATGCAGCAGCAGGCAGCCCTGGTAGCAGCTCACAGTGCCTACCTCAGCCCGATGGCCACCATGGCTGCCGTGCAGATGCAGCACATGGCTGCCATCAATGCCAATGGCCTCATCGCCACCCCTGTCACTCCATCCTCAG GAACCAGCACCCCTCCTGCCATTGCTGCCACGCCCGTCTCTGCCATCCCTGCTGCCTTGGGCGTCAACGGCTACAGCCCGGTGCCCACCCAGCCCACGGGGCAGCCTGCCCCTGATGCTCTGTATCCCAACGGGGTTCACCCTTACCCAG CCCAGAGCCCCGCTGCCCCTGTGGATCCCCTCCAGCAGGCCTATGCAGGAATGCAGCACTACACAG CAGCCTATCCTGCAGCCTACAGCCTAGTTGCACCCGCGTTCCCGCAGCCTCCAGCCCTGGTCGCCCAgcagcccccaccaccacctcagcaacagcagcagcagcagcagcagcaacaacggGAAG GCCCTGATGGCTGCAACATCTTCATCTACCACCTGCCCCAGGAGTTCACggactcagagatcctccagATGTTTGTCCCTTTTGGTCATGTCATCTCAGCCAAAGTCTTTGTTGACCGGGCCACCAATCAGAGCAAATGTTTTG GCTTTGTGAGTTTCGACAATCCGGCCAGTGCCCAGGCTGCCATCCAGGCAATGAATGGTTTCCAGATTGGCATGAAGCGCCTCAAAGTCCAGCTAAAGCGGCCTAAGGATGCAAACAGGCCCTACTAA
- the Celf3 gene encoding CUGBP Elav-like family member 3 isoform X1 — translation MNRPIQVKPADSESRGEDRKLFVGMLGKQQTDEDVRKMFEPFGTIDECTVLRGPDGTSKGCAFVKFQTHAEAQAAINTLHSSRTLPGASSSLVVKFADTEKERGLRRMQQVATQLGMFSPIALQFGAYSVYTQALMQQQAALVAAHSAYLSPMATMAAVQMQHMAAINANGLIATPVTPSSGTSTPPAIAATPVSAIPAALGVNGYSPVPTQPTGQPAPDALYPNGVHPYPAQSPAAPVDPLQQAYAGMQHYTAYPAAYSLVAPAFPQPPALVAQQPPPPPQQQQQQQQQQQREGPDGCNIFIYHLPQEFTDSEILQMFVPFGHVISAKVFVDRATNQSKCFGFVSFDNPASAQAAIQAMNGFQIGMKRLKVQLKRPKDANRPY, via the exons aTGAACAGGCCGATCCAGGTCAAGCCAGCCGACAGCGAGAGTCGAGGAG AAGACCGGAAGCTCTTTGTGGGGATGTTAGGAAAGCAGCAGACAGATGAGGATGTCCGGAAGATGTTTGAACCATTTGGAACCATAGACGAGTGCACTGTGCTCCGGGGGCCAGACGGTACCAGCAAAG GCTGTGCCTTTGTGAAGTTCCAGACTCACGCCGAGGCCCAGGCAGCCATCAACACCCTCCATAGCAGCCGGACCCTGCCG GGTGCCTCATCCAGCCTGGTGGTAAAGTTTGCTGACACAGAGAAGGAGCGAGGTCTCCGCCGAATGCAACAGGTGGCCACCCAGCTGGGCATGTTCAGCCCTATCGCCCTCCAGTTTGGAGCCTACAGCGTCTACACTCAGGCC CTGATGCAGCAGCAGGCAGCCCTGGTAGCAGCTCACAGTGCCTACCTCAGCCCGATGGCCACCATGGCTGCCGTGCAGATGCAGCACATGGCTGCCATCAATGCCAATGGCCTCATCGCCACCCCTGTCACTCCATCCTCAG GAACCAGCACCCCTCCTGCCATTGCTGCCACGCCCGTCTCTGCCATCCCTGCTGCCTTGGGCGTCAACGGCTACAGCCCGGTGCCCACCCAGCCCACGGGGCAGCCTGCCCCTGATGCTCTGTATCCCAACGGGGTTCACCCTTACCCAG CCCAGAGCCCCGCTGCCCCTGTGGATCCCCTCCAGCAGGCCTATGCAGGAATGCAGCACTACACAG CCTATCCTGCAGCCTACAGCCTAGTTGCACCCGCGTTCCCGCAGCCTCCAGCCCTGGTCGCCCAgcagcccccaccaccacctcagcaacagcagcagcagcagcagcagcaacaacggGAAG GCCCTGATGGCTGCAACATCTTCATCTACCACCTGCCCCAGGAGTTCACggactcagagatcctccagATGTTTGTCCCTTTTGGTCATGTCATCTCAGCCAAAGTCTTTGTTGACCGGGCCACCAATCAGAGCAAATGTTTTG GCTTTGTGAGTTTCGACAATCCGGCCAGTGCCCAGGCTGCCATCCAGGCAATGAATGGTTTCCAGATTGGCATGAAGCGCCTCAAAGTCCAGCTAAAGCGGCCTAAGGATGCAAACAGGCCCTACTAA